One part of the candidate division KSB1 bacterium genome encodes these proteins:
- a CDS encoding methylated-DNA--[protein]-cysteine S-methyltransferase, which produces MYTSKVESPFGIIYLASSDDGLVQIGLSTEEKFLVELNKQYPMSQIEENNANNQLALQQLKDYFFGKRNKFSIPFKLSGTEFQKKVWNELLKIPYGQTITYGEIAKNIGNPKAVRAVGLANNRNPVAIIVPCHRVIGANGKLVGYGGGLDMKESLLKLEGALLA; this is translated from the coding sequence ATCTATACTTCAAAAGTGGAATCACCTTTTGGCATTATTTATTTGGCATCCTCTGATGATGGCCTGGTTCAAATTGGATTATCAACAGAGGAGAAATTCTTGGTTGAATTGAATAAACAATATCCTATGTCACAAATTGAAGAAAATAATGCTAACAACCAATTGGCATTGCAACAGCTCAAGGATTATTTTTTTGGAAAACGAAATAAGTTTTCTATTCCGTTTAAATTGTCAGGGACTGAATTTCAAAAGAAAGTATGGAATGAATTGTTAAAAATCCCTTACGGCCAAACGATTACCTATGGAGAAATCGCCAAAAATATTGGCAATCCGAAAGCGGTAAGAGCGGTAGGATTGGCGAACAACCGGAATCCTGTCGCAATTATTGTCCCATGCCATCGAGTTATAGGTGCAAACGGGAAATTAGTAGGGTATGGTGGTGGTTTGGATATGAAGGAAAGTTTGCTTAAGTTGGAGGGAGCTTTGTTAGCCTAA
- a CDS encoding cold shock domain-containing protein, producing MQYGIVKNWDSSRGYGFIVTDDDEDIFVNIIDLDITIKKRGLLEGDRVSFDVRSDLKGEKAINVRIAH from the coding sequence ATGCAATATGGCATAGTCAAAAATTGGGATTCATCACGGGGGTATGGATTCATTGTCACGGATGATGATGAAGATATATTTGTGAACATAATTGATCTCGACATCACAATAAAGAAAAGAGGACTTCTAGAAGGTGACCGAGTCTCTTTTGATGTTCGCAGTGATTTGAAAGGGGAAAAAGCCATAAATGTGCGGATAGC